The nucleotide window GTACGCCGTTCATGGCGAACCGGGCTTGCTAGATGTCATAACGCTCGTCCTCGCGGGCCGACAGTTCCAGGTGGTCGGATTCCACCAAACCTGCGGCCAGAGTGTTGCCGTCGGAGGGATCTATGACCAGGAAAGCTCCGGTACGGCGGAAGTTCACGTAGTTGTCCACCGGCAGCGCTGACGCGAGCCGGATGTGGACGGTCCCGATGTCATTGAGCTCAAGGCCCGACGCCGGTTGATCGGCAAACGTCGACAGGTCCAGTTTGTTGATGACCTGGCGAACCAGTCCCTGTACCGTTTTGCTGCCGTGCTTGATGAGGAGCCGTGAGCCCTCCTTCAGCGGCTTCGGCGACAGCCAACACAGGGCGGCGTAGAGGTCCTGGGTGGGTTGCGGGAGCTGGGCGTTTGAACCAGCCGGACCGGCTTCCGCGAGGAGGTCGCCGCGGGCGATGTCGATGTCGTCGGCGAGCCGCAGCACCACTGATTGTGGAGCGAACGCTTCCTCCAGTTCCTGACCGGCGAAGTCGATGCCGGTGACCGTCGTCGTACGCCCTGACGGCTGCACCGTAACGGTGTCACCCACGCGGATGGACCCGGCCGCGACCTGGCCGGCGTAGCCGCGGTAGTCCCGGTACGTGTCAGCGTCGAGCCCGGGAGCCACCGCACCCTGCGGCCGGATGACGGTCTGCACAGGGAAGCGGAAGGCTTCGAGGTCGGTCTCGAGGTCGGCGAGCGCCGGCAGCTGCTCAAGGGTCTCCAGCAGCGACGGGCCGCCGTACCAGGGGGTCTTCTCCGAGCGGTCCACCACATTGTCACCCTCGAGGGCGGATACCGGGATGATCGCCGGTTCATCGACCTTCAGTTCGCGGGCGGCCTGCTTGAGCTGGGACTCGACGTCGCGGAATACGGTCTCGCTGTAGTTCACGAGGTCGATCTTGTTCACCGCGACGATGATGTGCGCCACGCGCAGCAGCCGCGCCACCGCGAGGTGACGGCGGGTCTGTTCCAGCACGCCTTTGCGGGCGTCAATGAGTACGACGACGGCGTCGGCCGTGGAAGCGCCCGTCACCGTGTTCTTCGTGTACTGCACATGCCCCGGGGTGTCCGCGAGGATGAAGGTGCGATTGGCCGTGGCGAAGTAGCGGTAGGCGACGTCGATCGTAATGCCCTGCTCACGCTCGGCCCGCAGACCGTCTGTCAGGAGGGCAAGGTCCAGTCCCCCGCGCTCCCCACCGAAACCGCGTTCGGCGGAGGTGCGGGCAACGGCGTCGAGCTGGTCTGCAAGGACTGACTTGCTGTCATGCAGGAGGCGGCCCACCAGGGTGGATTTGCCGTCGTCGACGGAGCCTGCGGTGGCAAAACGGAACAGGGTGGAGTGTTCGAGTGCGGTTTCGACTGCTGTGCTCATCAGAAGTATCCGTCTTTCTTGCGGTCTTCCATGGCGGCTTCCGAGATCCGGTCGTCCGCGCGGGTGGCGCCGCGTTCGGTGAGTGTGCTGAGGGCGACTTCGCGGACTACTGCCGACACGTCCGCCGCATCTGATTCGACGGCGCCGGTGCAGGACATGTCACCGACCGTGCGGTAGCGGACCGTGCGCGTTTCCACCGTCTCCCGCTCGGTGGGCTGCGAGACCTCCCCCACTGCGCGCCACATGCCATCGCGGCTGAAGACCTCGCGCTCGTGGGCGTAGTACAGGCCCGGCAGCTCGATGTTCTCGCGCTCGATGTAGCGCCAGACATCAAGCTCGGTCCAGTTGCTGATGGGGAACGCCCGGACGTGCTGACCGACGGTGTGCCGCCCGTTGTACAGGTTCCACAACTCCGGCCGCTGGTTGCGCGGGTCCCATTGGCCGAACTCGTCACGCAGGCTCAGGATCCGCTCTTTGGCGCGGGCCTTGTCCTCATCGCGTCTTCCGCCGCCGAAGACGGCGTCGAACTTGTTCGCGTTGATGGTGTCGAGCAGCGGAACGGTCTGCAGCGGGTTGCGTGTCCCGTCGGCGCGGTCGCTCAGTTCGCCGCGGTCGATGTACTCCTGAACCGACCCAACAACCAGCCTTATTCCGAGCCGCTCCACCGTCCGGTCCCGGAACTCCAGAACCTCGGGAAAGTTGTGGCCGGTGTCGACGTGCAGCACCGGGAACGGAACCTTGCCGGGCCAGAACGCCTTCGTAGCGAGGTGCAGCATGACCACGGAGTCCTTGCCGCCGGAAAACAGCAAAGCGGGCCGCTCAAACTCGGCGACAACTTCCCGAATAATGTGGATCGCTTCGGACTCCAACGCATCCAATGAGCTCAAGCGGTGCGTGGCTCCACCGATGCGGTCTTGGGAAGACGATTCCGCGCTGAGGGGACTTGCCTGCTGAGCCGGAACCGCTGATGCCGCCCAGGGAGTGGCATCGGGCCTATCGGAGCCGCGTGCCGGGTCGATCGAAGATCGGCCGCGCGGCGAAGGGGTGGGGGCGGAGCCGGCACCGCTGGCGAGGAACGTGTTCGTTGATGAGCTCATTGGTGGATTCCGCACTCTGTCTTCGCTAGGCCGGCCCAGCGGCCGGCTCTCGGGTCTTCTCCTGGGGCTACCGGGCGTGTACACGGCTTGCAGCCGATTGAGGGGTAGCCATTGGACAGGAGCATGTTCACGGGAACCTGGTGTTCGCCCGCGTAGTCGAGGAGCTCGTCGAACGTCCAGGCGGCGAGCGGGTTGATCTTGACCAGGTTGTGGACGTGGTCCCAGGTGACCAGCGGCGTATTGGTCCGGGTGGGGGCCTCGTCGCGGCGGACGCCGGTGAACCACACCTCGTAGCCGGCGAGAGCCTTCTTGAGGGGGCCCATCTTCCGGAGCGCGCAGCACTGAGCGGGGTCCCGGTTGAACAGGTCCTTGCCATAGGCGGCGTCCTGCTCGGCAACGGTCTGCTCGGGCAGAACGTCGACGATCGTGACGTTGAGCTGGTCGGCGACTTCGTTCCGGGTGATGTGCGTTTCGGTGAAGTGGTAGCCGGTTTCAAGGAACAGCACGTCTACGCCGGGGAACTGCTGCGACACCAGGTGCGGAAGAACGGCGTCGGCCATGGAACAGGCGACAGCGGCCTGGGACAGGTCGAAGTTGCGTGCTACCCAGGCGATGACCTCGCCGGCGGAGGAGTCCCAGCCAAGCTCCTCGGCACCCGTGGCGGCGAGCGCCTTCAGCTCGGCTTCCGGGCGGCGGAACTGCGTAGCGGTTTCAACGGCAACGCTCTCAGATGACGGGGTCACTGCAGCACTCCTTCCTCAACACGGTGCGCCCACTGGGCGAAGGTCTCGTTCTCCTGGCGGCCATCGACATAGCGGCGGACCACGCGCTCGACGTAGTCGGGCAGGTTCTCGACGGTGACTTTCAGACCGCGGATGGTGCGGCCGAGGCCTGCCTCGCCACGGTCAACGGAGGCCAGCCCGCCGCCGAGGTGCACCTGGAAACCGGGCGTAGGGTCGCCGTCGGGCGTGGGTAGCATCATGCCCTTGAGGCCGATGTCCGCGGTCTGGATGCGGGCGCAGGAGTTGGGGCAGCCGTTGATGTTCAGCGCAATAGGCTGGGTGAGGGTTCCGCTGTCAACGAGGTCCGCGAGGCGGCGCTCGAGTTCCGCGATGGCTGTGGCGGCGGTGACCTTGGTTTCCACGATGGCGAGCTTGCAGAACTCAATGCCCGTGCACGCGATGGTGGAGCGGCGAAACAGGGACGGCCGGGCGGAGAGGCCCAGCGCGTCAAGTTTCGAGATGAGCGGCTCCACCCGGTCCTTCTCGACGTCGAGGATCACGAGCTTCTGATGCGGCGTGGTGCGCAGCCGGGTGGAGCCGTGTGCCTCGAGGGTGTCGGCAAGTGAGGTCAGGGTGGTTCCGGAGACCCGGCCAACTGTCGGCGAGACGCCGATGAAGAACTTGCCGTCCTTCTGCTCGTGGACGCCGATGTGGTCCCCCGGCGTATCAGGCTTGGGTGCTGCGGGACCGTCGGGGAGCTCGAAGCCGAGGTACTCGTCCTGGAGGACCTGGCGGAATTTCTCGGTGCCCCAGTCGTTGAGGAGGAATTTCAGGCGGGCTTTGGTGCGCATGCGGCGGTAGCCGTAGTCGCGGAAGATGCTGGTCACGCCAAGCCAGACCTCGGCGGCGACCTCGGGCGTGACGAAGACGCCTAGCCGCTCGGCAAGCCGCGGGTTGGTGGAGAGCCCGCCGCCCACCCAGAGGTCGTAGCCGGCGCCGAGCTCGGGGTGCACCACGCCGACCAGTGCGAAGTCGTTGATCTCATGCACCACGTCCTGGCTGGGGTGGCCGGTGATCGCGGTCTTGTACTTGCGCGGGAGGTTCGCCAGTTCGGGGTCTCCGATGAACCGTTCGCTCAGTTCGCGGATCAGCGGGGTGGGGTCGAGGATCTCGTCCTTCACGATGCCCGCCACGGGAGAACCGAGGATCACGCGGGGAACGTCGCCGCAGGCCTCGGTTGTGGAGAGACCGACGGTCTCAAGGCGGTTCCAGATCTCCGGGACGTCCTCGACGCGGATCCAGTGCAGCTGGATGTTCTGGCGGTCCGTGAGGTCTGCAGAGTCGCGGGCGAACTCGGTGGAGATGCCGCCGATCACCCGCAGCTGGTGGGTGGTGAGCGCGCCGCCGTCGATGCGCACGCGGAGCATGAAGTACTTGTCTTCGAGTTCGTGCGGTTCGAGCGTAGCTGTTTTGCCGCCGTCGATACCCTGCCTGCGCTGCGTGTAGAGGCCCCACCAGCGGAAGCGCCCATGCAGGTCCGTGCCATCGATTGAATCGAAGCCGTTTTTCGCGTAAATCTGCTCGATCCGCTCACGGACGTTGAGCCCGTTGTCCTCCTGCTTCCAGATTTCATTGGGATTCAGGGGCGTGGTGCCGTCAACCTTCCACTGGCCGTGCGGCTTGGCCGCCGGCCGGGGTGCGCGCGGCTTTCGCCCGGCGTCAGGGGCTGCATCGGTCGCGAGTGAACTCGTCATGTAAAGACAGTAGGACTGGCCTCGGAAGCCCTTCAAAGGTCCGGCAACACCCGTTCACGTGAGGACACAACGCGTCACAATGCCGACAGGGTCTTGACAGGACTGGCGCGCCGTCGGATTTTGCGCGGCTCAGGGTCTGGCGCACGCCTTGACGAGGGGTCTGCAGGCCCGGCCACAATCCCTGGCGGGGTCAGGAGCCTGAAGGCGGCTTGCGGCGTCGTCGTACCGGGCAAGCGCAATCTCAGCGAGCGCCCTCGACGGAAGCAGCGGCGCACTCACCACGGCGCCCTCGGCCTTGGCGAGCTGATCATGGAAGTAGCCGGGAGCCAGGAGATAGGACGCGACCGCCGGAGCGGCGCCGTCCTCCTGCGCCTCTGCAACCGCTTCCGGAACGGATGGGCTCGCGCTTGCCCCGTACCCGACCACGATCCGCCCGGGCCGCAGCTCACCGAGTTGCGCGGCCAGTTCCTCGACGTCCACAGCCGCGCAGGCGTCCGAAGAACCCGCCGCAGCAAGCACGACGGCGGCACCCGGCAGCACGCGCGCTTCCTCCAGCCGCTGCTGCAGCAGCTCCGCAAGCCGCGGGTCAGGGCCCAGCGGAGCGGCGGCGAACGTGTTGGGGCGGCTCCGCACCGCTTCGGCGATGTCCACCTTCACGTGATAGCCCACTGACAACAGCAGCGGCACGATGACGGCCGGGCCGTCCGGCAGCGACGCCACCACCTCGGGAAGGTCAGGTTCCTGGACGTCGACATAGGCTTCCCGGATGTCCAGCTCCGGGCGCAGGGCCCGCATCTCATCCCGCAGCTGATTGACGGCAGCCTGCCCCTCAGAGCTGCTGGTGCCGTGTGAACAGGCGATCAGGACGGGGTGTTTCGGCGTCTGCATGTTGGCCATTGAAGCACCCGCCTGCGACTATTGACAGTTGTGTCCCGTAACGCAGAGACCTCATGAACGCGCCGCTGATCCTTGACCTGTTCGGCGTTTTCTTCTTCGCCATGTCCGGATCACTGTTGGCGGCGCGCAAGGGGTTCGATCTGATCGGCTCGCTGCTGCTGGCATCCCTCGCCTCGCTGGGAGGAGGCGTGGCACGCGACCTGATCATCGACGTCGAGCCCGTTGCGTTTTCCAACCCCCTCTACCTGGTGCCGCCGCTGCTCGCTACTGTTCTGGTGTACTTCCTGTATTCCGGGATTGAGAAGGCGAGCCGACCGCTGGTGCTCTTCGATGCCGGAGGGCTGGCGCTGTTCTGCATTGTCGGTGCGCTCAAGGCAATCAACGAGGGCCTCAATCCCGTCGCGGCAGTGCTGTTGGGCGTGACAACCGCCGTCGGCGGAGGGCTGCTGCGCGACGTCGTCGCGAACGAGGTGCCGCAGCTGTTCACGGGTGACCTGTATGCACTTCCCGCCTTCCTCGGTGCAACGCTGACTGTTGCGCTGGCGGAGCTGGAGCTGTTCAACGTGGTGACGGGCATCGTCGTCGCTGTGCTGGTGTTCACGCTCCGGGTGATGGCCTGGCGATCGGGCTGGCATGCGCCCCTCGCGGCCCAGGACGCACGTCGCAACGACCCCCCGGCCACGGGATAGGATGAGG belongs to Arthrobacter tumbae and includes:
- a CDS encoding sulfate adenylyltransferase subunit 1; the protein is MSTAVETALEHSTLFRFATAGSVDDGKSTLVGRLLHDSKSVLADQLDAVARTSAERGFGGERGGLDLALLTDGLRAEREQGITIDVAYRYFATANRTFILADTPGHVQYTKNTVTGASTADAVVVLIDARKGVLEQTRRHLAVARLLRVAHIIVAVNKIDLVNYSETVFRDVESQLKQAARELKVDEPAIIPVSALEGDNVVDRSEKTPWYGGPSLLETLEQLPALADLETDLEAFRFPVQTVIRPQGAVAPGLDADTYRDYRGYAGQVAAGSIRVGDTVTVQPSGRTTTVTGIDFAGQELEEAFAPQSVVLRLADDIDIARGDLLAEAGPAGSNAQLPQPTQDLYAALCWLSPKPLKEGSRLLIKHGSKTVQGLVRQVINKLDLSTFADQPASGLELNDIGTVHIRLASALPVDNYVNFRRTGAFLVIDPSDGNTLAAGLVESDHLELSAREDERYDI
- the cysD gene encoding sulfate adenylyltransferase subunit CysD, yielding MSSSTNTFLASGAGSAPTPSPRGRSSIDPARGSDRPDATPWAASAVPAQQASPLSAESSSQDRIGGATHRLSSLDALESEAIHIIREVVAEFERPALLFSGGKDSVVMLHLATKAFWPGKVPFPVLHVDTGHNFPEVLEFRDRTVERLGIRLVVGSVQEYIDRGELSDRADGTRNPLQTVPLLDTINANKFDAVFGGGRRDEDKARAKERILSLRDEFGQWDPRNQRPELWNLYNGRHTVGQHVRAFPISNWTELDVWRYIERENIELPGLYYAHEREVFSRDGMWRAVGEVSQPTERETVETRTVRYRTVGDMSCTGAVESDAADVSAVVREVALSTLTERGATRADDRISEAAMEDRKKDGYF
- a CDS encoding phosphoadenylyl-sulfate reductase, giving the protein MTPSSESVAVETATQFRRPEAELKALAATGAEELGWDSSAGEVIAWVARNFDLSQAAVACSMADAVLPHLVSQQFPGVDVLFLETGYHFTETHITRNEVADQLNVTIVDVLPEQTVAEQDAAYGKDLFNRDPAQCCALRKMGPLKKALAGYEVWFTGVRRDEAPTRTNTPLVTWDHVHNLVKINPLAAWTFDELLDYAGEHQVPVNMLLSNGYPSIGCKPCTRPVAPGEDPRAGRWAGLAKTECGIHQ
- a CDS encoding nitrite/sulfite reductase is translated as MTSSLATDAAPDAGRKPRAPRPAAKPHGQWKVDGTTPLNPNEIWKQEDNGLNVRERIEQIYAKNGFDSIDGTDLHGRFRWWGLYTQRRQGIDGGKTATLEPHELEDKYFMLRVRIDGGALTTHQLRVIGGISTEFARDSADLTDRQNIQLHWIRVEDVPEIWNRLETVGLSTTEACGDVPRVILGSPVAGIVKDEILDPTPLIRELSERFIGDPELANLPRKYKTAITGHPSQDVVHEINDFALVGVVHPELGAGYDLWVGGGLSTNPRLAERLGVFVTPEVAAEVWLGVTSIFRDYGYRRMRTKARLKFLLNDWGTEKFRQVLQDEYLGFELPDGPAAPKPDTPGDHIGVHEQKDGKFFIGVSPTVGRVSGTTLTSLADTLEAHGSTRLRTTPHQKLVILDVEKDRVEPLISKLDALGLSARPSLFRRSTIACTGIEFCKLAIVETKVTAATAIAELERRLADLVDSGTLTQPIALNINGCPNSCARIQTADIGLKGMMLPTPDGDPTPGFQVHLGGGLASVDRGEAGLGRTIRGLKVTVENLPDYVERVVRRYVDGRQENETFAQWAHRVEEGVLQ
- a CDS encoding sirohydrochlorin chelatase, with the translated sequence MANMQTPKHPVLIACSHGTSSSEGQAAVNQLRDEMRALRPELDIREAYVDVQEPDLPEVVASLPDGPAVIVPLLLSVGYHVKVDIAEAVRSRPNTFAAAPLGPDPRLAELLQQRLEEARVLPGAAVVLAAAGSSDACAAVDVEELAAQLGELRPGRIVVGYGASASPSVPEAVAEAQEDGAAPAVASYLLAPGYFHDQLAKAEGAVVSAPLLPSRALAEIALARYDDAASRLQAPDPARDCGRACRPLVKACARP
- a CDS encoding trimeric intracellular cation channel family protein, whose amino-acid sequence is MNAPLILDLFGVFFFAMSGSLLAARKGFDLIGSLLLASLASLGGGVARDLIIDVEPVAFSNPLYLVPPLLATVLVYFLYSGIEKASRPLVLFDAGGLALFCIVGALKAINEGLNPVAAVLLGVTTAVGGGLLRDVVANEVPQLFTGDLYALPAFLGATLTVALAELELFNVVTGIVVAVLVFTLRVMAWRSGWHAPLAAQDARRNDPPATG